The genomic DNA ACCGGTGACGCCGGCAATCTCGTAGACCCTTTTTTCGGAGAGGGGATATATTATGCGATCAGAAGCGCACAACTCGCATCATCAGTAATATCTGACAGTATTCGCAATGGGAACACCGACCTGAGCAGATACGACAAACTTCTCAGCAATGAGTTATACCCTGAGTTCAGGGCAGCGCAGAAGGTCTCACAATTTGTTTATGCATTTCCGAGGGTCTGGTATGACATACTGACTGAGAGGCCGGAGCTCGCAGAGATGTACTTCAATGTTCTCAGAGGCAAGAGCAGGTATGAGCTATTTATGAAGGATTTAAAGGCCATAGGTGGATCGCTTGTCAAAACAGCAATCAAGAAAGGTATTGTACGTTTGTTTCGTTAGCTGATTATGAAAGCTATACAGTGCATTTCCATTTGCAAGGCATACCGTCACTATGAAGTACTGAAGGACATTTCCCTTGAAATCAACCCCGGTGAATGCTACGCACTTTTTGGCCCAAACGGGGCAGGAAAGACAACACTGCTCAGGATCCTTGCAACCATCCATCGTCCTTCAGGTGGTCAGTTCATAATTGACGGGCACGATGGGGTCCGCGAGAAAATCAGGGTGCGGGAGTCATTGTTTCTGATAGCCCATGGTTCTTATCTCTATGATGACCTGAGCGCTGTCGAAAATATTCGTTTTGCTGCCGGCCTCCGCGGGAAAGGCCCATCTGACCGTGAAATTAAGCTCGCACTCGACCGGGTTGGAATAGGTGCATTCTCGGAGCTCAGAACCCGTTATTTTTCTGCAGGGATGAAAAAGCGACTGTCCATTGCAAAATCAATCCTTATCCGGCCACAGGTACTGCTGATGGATGAACCATACGCATCACTTGATGAAAAGGGACAGCAGATGGTCAATAATTATCTCAGTGAAATTACCAGATCAGGCGGAACAGTCTTTATGACGACTCATGACCGGGCACGCACCGCTGAAGTAGCCCATCGCGCCGGCGTCCTGACACAGGGAATACTCAGCGAGATTCCGGTACAACTGTTGAAAGAGATACATGATATTTTTTAAAGTAATCCGGTGGATCGTCTGGAAAGACCTGTTAAGCGAGATACGGAGTCGTGAAAACATCTCATCAATGTTTTTTTTCGCGCTGATTGTAATCCTGATATTCAGTTTCAGCCTGTCAATGGATCAGGAAATTGCAGCAGAAATAATACCGGGGATTTTATGGATCGCATTCAGTTTCACAGGAATCATCGGTTTGGGGAAATCCTTTCTGGTGGAAACCCAGAACGACTGCATGGAAAACCTACTTATGGCCCCGATACCGAAGGGGGCTGTCTACATTGGGAAGCTGCTTGGGAATTTTCTATTTATGTTCATTGTCGAGATCATCCTTTTCCCCCTGTTTATCATCTTTTTTAACCTCGACATACTTGGACAGATCCCTATGATTATGTTAATATGTTTCCTTGGCACGCTTGGCCTTTCGGCCATGGGAACCCTTCTCTCAGCCATGACGGTTCAGATCAAGGCAAGGGAGGTTATGTTCCCGCTGATGCTGCTCCCGCTTGTTGTCCCGGTAATTATAGGTGCGGTTGAGGCAACGAAGGGCGCGCTGAATGGAGACCCGCTAAAGCTTTATCAGCAGTGGCTGCAGCTGCTTACTGTATTCGATATTGTTTTTCTGATTGTGTCGTACTGGTTATTTGAGTTTATACTGGAGGATTAGGTTTAAATGAATAAATTGATTCAGTGGATGAGACGCCTTGAAGGATGGTTCGGACTTGCAACAGCCATTTTTCTTGCAGTTGGACTGTATATGTCCCTCATCTCTTCTCCGCCGGATTACTATCAGGGAGAAATCGTCAGAATAATGTATGTCCACGTACCATTTGCCCAAACCTCGCTCCTTTCATATCTGGTGCTGTTTATTGGAAGCATCTGGTACCTGTGGAAAAAAGACAGTGTGATCGACAACCTCAGCCATGCAACTGCCGGTATTGGGGTATTCTTTACTGCCGGAGAACTGGTTACCGGGTCCATCTGGGGAAAACCGGCATGGAATACCTGGTGGTCATGGGATGCACGGATGACATCCGCCTTAGTCCTTCTCCTGATATTGGTGGCCTATCTGATGCTGCGGGTGTTTATGGATGACAGGGATAAAGAGGCCCGCTATGCCGCAATACTCGCCATTGTCGGTTTTATAGACCTGCCGATAGTTTATTTCTCTGTAGAATGGTGGAGAACTCTTCATCAGCCACTCTCTGTCTCTCAAAGGGGGCTTGCCATTTCACAGGAAATCCTGATACCATTGATTGTGATGACTATCGGATTCTACCTGCTCTTTACCTACATGGTAATGGTCCGGACCAGGATGCTTTACCTGGGGCACCTCCTCGAAGCCAAGAAAGGACGTTTTCTGAGTCAGGCGCATCTATGAGCAGGGTAAAGACTTTGTTTTACATTAGATGGGGTATTATACTCCTTGTCATATTTACAATTGCTGTTTTGGGATACCAGAGATATCTGCGGGATGTGGCCAGTCTCACACCGGATCAGATTCTTGAGCACCCTTCCAATGAAACAGTGCGGATAAGCGGGATGATCCAGGGTGGCAGTCTGACCAGGGAAGATGACGGC from Nitrospirota bacterium includes the following:
- the ccmA gene encoding heme ABC exporter ATP-binding protein CcmA, whose product is MKAIQCISICKAYRHYEVLKDISLEINPGECYALFGPNGAGKTTLLRILATIHRPSGGQFIIDGHDGVREKIRVRESLFLIAHGSYLYDDLSAVENIRFAAGLRGKGPSDREIKLALDRVGIGAFSELRTRYFSAGMKKRLSIAKSILIRPQVLLMDEPYASLDEKGQQMVNNYLSEITRSGGTVFMTTHDRARTAEVAHRAGVLTQGILSEIPVQLLKEIHDIF
- the ccsA gene encoding cytochrome c biogenesis protein CcsA produces the protein MNKLIQWMRRLEGWFGLATAIFLAVGLYMSLISSPPDYYQGEIVRIMYVHVPFAQTSLLSYLVLFIGSIWYLWKKDSVIDNLSHATAGIGVFFTAGELVTGSIWGKPAWNTWWSWDARMTSALVLLLILVAYLMLRVFMDDRDKEARYAAILAIVGFIDLPIVYFSVEWWRTLHQPLSVSQRGLAISQEILIPLIVMTIGFYLLFTYMVMVRTRMLYLGHLLEAKKGRFLSQAHL
- a CDS encoding heme exporter protein CcmB yields the protein MIFFKVIRWIVWKDLLSEIRSRENISSMFFFALIVILIFSFSLSMDQEIAAEIIPGILWIAFSFTGIIGLGKSFLVETQNDCMENLLMAPIPKGAVYIGKLLGNFLFMFIVEIILFPLFIIFFNLDILGQIPMIMLICFLGTLGLSAMGTLLSAMTVQIKAREVMFPLMLLPLVVPVIIGAVEATKGALNGDPLKLYQQWLQLLTVFDIVFLIVSYWLFEFILED